One window of Etheostoma spectabile isolate EspeVRDwgs_2016 chromosome 6, UIUC_Espe_1.0, whole genome shotgun sequence genomic DNA carries:
- the LOC116690609 gene encoding dysbindin-A, with product MLSAHWERRRAALTQLQEQLQSVPAFISELDAITANIAHLEGDFEEMESRLVYLETLCCQCEQQTSKQHHINQLEVYKKKKRRELEALEVELNSEHAQKVAELEQATQQKLRERQKVYEEAFNQDVEQYLSTGHLQHREPRAADEGVLDQMTLSNISDLEALDDFLNSTADDISTGSSLTSGPDLESCSSESYRSQTIPAPPTHNQPSNQDAVWEPEDEVASEESDEPLVQSDEEDVQPDVILVGTVRGSDDSDNAGDMPSG from the exons ATGCTCTCAGCACACTGGGAGAGGAGAAGAGCAGCTCTGACACAGCTGCAGGAACAGCTGCAGAGCGTGCCGGCCTTCATCAGTGAACTGGATGCCATTACTGCTAACATCG ctCATTTGGAAGGCGACTTTGAGGAGATGGAGAGCAGGCTGGTCTACCTGGAGACTCTGTGCTGTCAGTGTGAGCAGCAGACCTCCAAACAGCATCACATCAACCAACTGGAAGTCtacaagaaaaagaagag gagGGAGTTGGAGGCACTGGAAG TGGAGCTGAATTCTGAGCATGCTCAGAAGGTGGCCGAGCTGGAGCAGGCCACGCAGCAGAAACTGAGAGAACGACAGAAAGTCTACGAAGAAGCCTTTAACCAAGACGTGGAGCAGTACCTGTCCACCGGACACCTGCAGCACAGAG AGCCAAGAGCAGCTGATGAGGGTGTTCTGGATCAGATGACACTCAGTAACATCTCAGACCTGGAGGCTTTGGATGACTTCCTCAACTCCACTGCTGATGACATCAGTACAGGATCATCGCTGACCTCAG GTCCAGACCTCGAGTCCTGCTCCTCTGAATCTTACAGAAGCCAAACAATCCCAGCCCCTCCCACACATAACCAACCGTCCAACCAGGACGCAGTGTGGGAGCCTGAAGATGAAGTGGCCAGTGAGGAGAGCGATGAGCCTCTGGTGCAGTCGGACGAAGAGGACGTTCAGCCAGATGTGATACTGGTCGGCACCGTGAGGGGCTCTGATGACAGTGACAATGCAGGGGACATGCCCTCTGGGTAA